The genomic interval ATGACCCTCATTTTATGAGGAAGCTGAGTAACCAGGGGATGACTTCACAGCTAGTAGGGAGGTAGACAGAGCAACAATTTGAGCCTAGGCTTCTCTTTTTCCAAATGCTGGAATTTTTGTTATCCCACACTGTCTCCCTAAATCCCAGAAAGGAATAGTCAGGTAGAGGAAGTGAGGTGCTGTATTATAAAGATTGACTTGGGAACACCTAACTATACTTAACAATGAAAACCCTCAGGTTCTCACGGCACAGGCTTCTAAGCACCTTCACTTGTGAAGAATACAAAGACCATTTGGTTTGTAACACTTTCTTTccagagttcttttttttaagaaaaaccttATACCTGCTTTCTAAGAATTCCACAAAGAtgaacagtatatatatatatatatatatatatatatatatacacacacacacacacacacacagatatgctGTGAACAATCCCATCTGTCTCAGGAGAGATGTGCTTTTTAGTCATAGAATATATGCTTTTTACAGTTATTATCTATTCATTCTACTACACAAACTTCTGAATCTACAGAGCCCAGGAATTCCATTGGAAAACATGTATAGAATATGCTCAGGGTGTGGACTTCCTACAATTGTTGGAATGGAAGAAAAGCTGATAGGAAAATCAATTCTGCCTGGAAACTTGGGAGAAGAATCCTGCTGAAGAAGAGTcagggggagagagtgatggaCTCCAGGGAACAGGTTCCACAACTGTGATTTCCACTCCAGAAGCCTTGCTGGGGCTGGGATGCCACTATTACTACTCTGAGACGGTGCCATTCATTCTCAGTAGCCCTCTTTCCCACCTATGGACTGTCTCCAAAGCTAGCTGGCACTGTAAGGAGGTCATCTTTATTGATCCTTTCTACTCTTCCTGGCGTGGGGCTCAAAGACCAAACCCCTGCCTCTCCAGTGATCCTCTCTTGCTGTAAGTGCAACCTATAGCTCAGCTCTCGCCTTCTCCTTAAACCCCACCAGAAAGAAGTTGCTCAAAGGATGAGCAGGCTACGACATCCATCTACCAACTCATGGATCACCTTGGAAGATTTAGTGGTCTGGCTGGAGGAATTTTTGCTTAATGGATGCCTGTTATATGCTTGTCACTGCACTGGCTGGAAGGAACCCCTCTTCTCCTTTACAACCTCTTATTCTGCATGCCTCCTGAAGCTGAGTGCTCAGCAGAATAGATTGACCGTCCACACAGAGAAGACCATCGTGGCCAATGGTCTTCAAGCACCTGCATTTTTGCTAGAGCCTGTAAACAAGTGTAAACATGGGCACACTTCCTCCTGTGATGCCTTTCAAGGTGCAGGTAGGAGAGGCACACCCACTGACTATCATGATCAAAGAGGTAGTAGTTTGTTGAGCACATCAGTAAGAAGCTTGACACttattcattgggaaagactttttttgtttggttggtttttgaCTCAGAGAGCATTAGATGTAGCTGATTTTGGTTGAACAAGGTTACAGACAAAGTCACCATGTCACACTATTCCTCACCCCACTCTCACCGCAGGTCAGTGTTCTGAGATTGGAGTGTCAGCTAAGAGATAAAGCTGTCTGCTTCAAACATTATTTGGTTACTTAAAGGGATACAATATTGATGGCTTTTTTGTTTATGAGGGGAAGTGGGGGAGGAGGTCAGATGCCCTTGACATTTAAACGTCCATGCCAAAACCTCATGTAACCTTGTCTGTCTGAATGAGTTACTATTGAGAGAAACGGAaaagtcattttctttctgtaaattGTGTTCAGCCTGAGAAGAAGCAAAACATAGCAGGGCAGGCAAGCAGAGGAGCAGAGACAGAGATTCTCCTGACTGTGAGCCATGGCCGATGAACCTCTGGTTACCTGAAGGCAGCACTCTGAGCACCACAGGCTGTGACTCATCTGATGCTTGGCTGACCCACTTGCTTGGGTTGCCGTGGAGCTGCCACTCTGCCACTTTGCACCAGTATTCTCCAGCATCTTCCATCTCCACCCGATGTAGTGCCAGGACAAAGTCAGTAGCGGATGAGCGGTAAGAGTGCAGGCGCCTCCTGAGCCCCTCTTCACCATATTCCAGCAAGCCATCATGCTGCACGTGCACCAACATCTTACTTCTAGAATCTCGGTGCAAGTACCACATCACAGACAGCAGGGAGGCAGGGCCAACGGCTCCCTCCAGGCTGCAGCAGATGGTCACCTCACTGTGCTCGGAGGCATTTTCTGTCCGGGACACTTTGGAGACGCGTACTTTACTTCCTAGGAAACAAAATGGCAGTAAATTTGAGAGGAACCCAGACTTCAGATTGGACACCTCCTCTGAAAAAAACTACTTCTCATTGAAGTGATGCTGTCTGATAACATTTAGATATCAGGTCCTtcattttgaacactttttcttgACCTCTGTCCATCTTCCATATTTGCCAGAACGTTCTCTGCTGTGAATCAAACCAGCCACTTTCATTCTTCAGCCCACCTCTTGTCCACTGGCCCTGTCACTGAAAACCACCCAGGTTTGCAGGGAGCTCTGCCCTGCTGCTTTTATCAATACTTCTCCCAGGTCAACTCTCTCTTCTGCTACTTAGAAAGGCCATTTGAAACTTCCAGTCCTCTCCTCAAGTCCTGTATTCCATCACTACTCCTTTTTCTTAGCAAATTACCTCTTCCCATATACCTAGATATCAACCTCAGGTATGGACACAGGAAAAGAGGAGGTTAGGTGAGAGACTGATCATTTTCATACATGTGTTAGAATATcactcaagggacttccctggtggtctagtggttgagaattcatcttgcaatgcaggggacacaggttcaatctcttgtGGGAGGACTAATATCGCACAtaccacagggcagctaagcccaggaGCTATAACTATTGAGGCCACAACAAAAGatcttgtgtgctgcaactaagatacaacagtcaaataaatatttttttaaaaagaatactatTCAAGGAGACTATTTACATTACTAGATTAGATTAAGTTTTTAACAGATTTtgacatttacttttttaaaatgttccccTGTTAACCAGCAAGTGAGGAATTGGAAGGAAGGCTAGAGTAGTctcaaacaaaataaagaaattatattgttgttgttcagtcactaagtcttgtccaactctttgtgaccccacagactatagcatgcccgtctcctctgtcctccactatctcttggagtttgctcaaattcatgtccactgagtctgtgatactatctaaccatatcatcctctgctgcccccttctctttttgccttcaatctttcccagcatcagagtcttttccaatgtgcttgctaagtcacttaagtcatgtctgactcttttgcaaccccatggactgtaacccaccaggcttctctgtccatgggattctccaggcaagaatactagagtggattctccagaggattttcctgccccagggatcaaacctgcatctcatatgtctgctgcagtggcaggcggattctttaccactagcgccacctgggaagccccccttttCCAATGACTATGTGCTAAATTTTCAGCCCTACTACAAACATATTTATTGGTCTATCTTTAAAAGATTAACTGTGTCTGCTCTTAGATTCTCTTTTAGTTACATCTCCACTCTCTCCTCTTTGTAGAGAAGCCTGTGAAGTATTAGTTTACATGGTACTGTCTCTGCTTCCTCAACTCAAATTACTCTCTACCTTATTGCCATCAGCTTTCCAATCCCATCACTATGCTCTGGCCAAGGTTCCCTCCCAGTAAAGGTGCAATTTCCCAACTCAAGAGACCCTCCAGGATTTTCTGTTCTCTCTGCAGTTTTTGTTACCAAAACCAATTTTCTTCTGAAATCCTCTCCTCCTTTGATTTCAGAGAAAatatccccaccccctcccacagcTCTGACCAATCCTTCTCCATGTCTTTCCctggggcttcttctttgtctcacTTCCTGTACCAGGGTAACCAGCTAGCTACCCAGAGCCAGCCACACCCAGCCcacaattatgttttatttgacatctttagtattttaaaagaatttgaatTCATTATGGACAGTCTCAAAATGGgtgatgccaccaaaaaaaaaaaaaaagagttcaggcATTTCTTGATAGAATAAAAGATTGGACAACACTGGACCCTCATTTCTGAACAGGAAGCACTGGCTCGAGCTAAGAAATGGTGTgcaatttggtttttttttcaagacttttttgatgtgggccacttttaaagtgtttattgaatttgttatgatattgcttctgttttatgttttggtttttcggccaggaggcatatgggatcttatttacctgaccaggggtggaacccacaccccctgcattggaaggcaaagttttattcactgaaccaccaggcaagtcccttggTGTGCACTTTTTAAAAGGGGTGGGCACACATTATTGAGATCCAGCTTGGACAACTGGGAGAAAGGGATGCCAGCCGCACAGATGGAGGACTGAGTGGGCCTAAGCCTTGTgggactgagcagcaacaacagaAAGCCTTGTGGGATGGCCAAGATGATAGACAGTATCATGATGATATGGGACATAAGGATGATTTGGAACAAGTGGAGTGTGAGGGTCTCTGGGGCAGCCAAGTAGAAATGTGCAACAGGCAGTTGAGTGGAAAGGCCTAGAGTTCAGGAGGTGGGGGCAAAGCATAAAAACTTAGAGCTTGTTTCACTGAAGGTGGTAGTTGGAACCAAGGCAGTATTTAAGAGGTTCTGAAGGGAGCAGAGAGTAAGAATAAAAATGGGTTCATGTGTCCCTGAGGAACACTCACAttgagcagggagaggaagaagggcCTGAAGGGCATGGAGAAGGGGACCAAAGCAGAAGGAACAGACCCTTGCACTCAGCTACTATTTTGCCCCTACTGCTCCCAACTGACTGTGAGCTCCTTAAGACTctgtcttatttatctttggATCCCTAATTGCCTAACACAAAGCAATGTTCATTATAATCTTATTTTTTGATGTTACattgaaaatagaattttaagtGCCAAACTAGATTAACTTATTTGCATTGTGCTTTTGGATCTCGGCCAGTTCCCGAACCTTAGATGTgacattcatttaattttaatcaacATTGGAGGTGACCTAACTAATGCTGACAGATCTAATCAACCCTGCCCACATTTAGACCACGGCACTCTTGGACCAATGCAAATGAATGGaacttctatttcatttttaaagatctcCTGAGGGGGAGGAGATGCCCTCAGTAAGCCATTCCAACAGTTAACTACTCTTATTTGCCTTATGTTGAGGCGGCCGAATGTTGAAAAGCAATCTCTCCACATATCCCTATAGAGTTGTACAGTTTCTGTTCACAGTGGGAGAAATATGCTTTGTATTACTCTTTCTCTGCCAAATTACAGTAGAGCCCCACTGGAATGACACAGCTTGTTATTATAGAGAGCTGGAGATACGATACCCTGGGTAGCTGCCTAGACCAGGCTGCCAGGCTGAGAAGCCAACCATTCAAAGGGATCTTGTTCCCATCTAAGCTTCTCCAAATCTcagactgactcactggaaatgaccccCACCTCCTCTGGTGGGCTATTCCGTCCTGCAGTCACTGTGCTGGTGGCCACTATTCCTGTGACTCTAGGTCATGTTTTCACCTGCATGTTATCAGCCCATAGAACAGCTGTCCAAGAGAAGGGGGTCATTCTACAGAAAGATGCTGGAGAACACACTTGTAAGGTTTACCTGTGGGCCTGAGCTTCAGTTCTGTGAGACCTGATGTCTGTCCTCCAAGCTTGTGCCAAGTACTGTTTGCAGACCAGAGCCATTCGTCCACAGCACAGCGGTATCTGCCCTGATCGCTGTCTTCCACGTTCAGAATGTGTAGCTGAAACAAGTCTCGGGAAACTTTCTCAGCGtggaatttttgttttctccGTGTGGTCTGAAATTCATCCCCATATTTTACTACGTGGTTTTGGTCCACTTCCAGGATCTTCAGCCAGGGTGCAGCAGTGGAAATGGGAGAGAAATACCAAGTCACGACTAACTGAAGGTTTCCAGGGGACTGGGACAGGATGCTACACTCTATGTCCGTGTTGGAGTTGATGGAGATCTCTTGGACTTGACTGCTTGAATTCACTTTCAGGTTGCTCTCTAAATGAGAAGAACAGTACAATTACTTTTGTTACTTTGCTAAAAATAGAACTTGAAGGTAGAAGGGACATTAGAGGTCAACTAAGGCCATAGCTCCTAGATCCATCAGATGTGTGAATTCTCTCTTTAGTAGCCCCACTAACTGCTCATCCAGCCTCGGAACAACTCATTGACAAAGCACACATTCCACCTTTGGACATGCTGCCACTAGAGAATTCTTTCCAATATCAAGTTGAATCTTACTTTTTCATAATTTCCACCTACTGGTCCTAGTTCTACCCTACTCTAAGAGTGGAATGGGGATGGTAGGGCAGGGAGGAAGTATCAAGCTGAAAAGCCAGTCTCTCCCACATGAAAATGCTTTAATAttagataaccaaaaaggacctactgtgtagcccaaggaactatattcaacatcctataataaatcatatacatataaaactgaatcactttgctgtataccagaaactaacacagcatcattaatcaactatatttcagtataaagtaaaatttaaaaaaagaaaattcttcaatATTTAGGCACAGACATCTTCTCTTTTGTGGCATTTCATAAATCAAATTGAGAGAAAGTGGCCCTTGGATGCTTTGTCTGGGTGTTTGCTATCCAGAATACTCCTTGATCCATAATTTGCCCAAGTCTAGTTGTATCTGTCTGCAGACAGGGGTAAACAAGAGGAAGCTGTATGTTCACTATTAAAACTGAATGTCTCTTTGCAGTCACTCAAGTCTGGGAACATTGTATGGATATGGAGTCAACTATCCTTTGATCCTAGAGCTTTTCTGCTTTGTCAGAAAGATGAATGACAAAACCTGGCTTCTAAATCTTATTCTTCTTGCTGACATCACAGATTATACTTTTGTGACGGCTTACTGATGCTGCCAGTAGGTCCCTTTATTCttccttcaacaaacatttattaacacATACTATTTTATGTGCCAGACTATTCCAGGCTCTATAGATCCCTCCCCTCAGTTTCTGCCTAGAGAGAGAGACTAGTACAGGGACAGAGGCTGAGGGATTATAGGATTGTGTCACCCAAGCAGGACAGAGGTGTGCAAAAGTGACTATCAGAGCACATAGCAGAACTATATAACCCAAATACAGGagtgaggcttcctggaggagataaTCTCTAAGCTAAGTCTTAAGGGTTAATAGGAATTAAGCTGATAGAGAAGAGGTAAAGGAATTCCATGCAAAAGAAGCAACTTGAACAAGGACTAAAAATTAGAGAGAGCATAGAGTATTGGAGGAACTACAAGTAGCTCAGTGTGGTTGGAGCTCAAATTCAAGATGGAAAGTGGAGAGACAGTGCTGGGAAGACATAATGTACCAGATCACAAAGGACCTTGCCTGATATGTGATGCAAGTTTGAATATGAGTTGGATGTGGAGGAGCAGTGGATGACTCAGGTTTCTTGCTTGGATAACTGATGGATGGTGGGGACATAGAGAATGATGTCAGAGGAGTAGCTTTGGCAGGATGATAATGGTGTATTTAtgttctgacatattgagtgtagacATGTCTTGAAGACAATTGCATGAGTCTGGAGATTAGAAGAGAAGTCATTCAAGATAGTGAATTTGGGACTTGTCAATACATAGCATGAATGCCTGGGTAGGAATAAGCCTACTTTGGGAGACTGTGTAGAATGAGAAGAAAGAAAGTTGAGAATGAAGCCCAAAGGGCTGAGTCAATGTGAGAGGAGGACTCTGCGAAAGAGAATGAGAAGGAGCCATGAAAGGGCTAGGAAGGAAACCAAGAAAATCTTGCATCACAAGGCCATGGAGAAAGAAGTTTTAAGAAGAAAGGATTGAACCAACAATTTGAAATACAACAGAAAAGACAAGTAAAGACAATTAAGGCATGAGTTAATCAACAAAGAGATGACTACTGTAACCAAAACTAGTGCTCAGTAGCTGAGAGAATGATGGTTACCACGTTTTGAGCATCTGCTTGGTTTGTCAGACACTGCACTAGGAACATGTCACCATCTTTAAATTGCACATCAGCAATTTACCCATGGAGTCAGTACCCTTGGACAGATTAAGTTCTCATTAGATCTAAGTGATGTCAAAGCCTCTTGAACACGCCACCTTAAGAGGATGgaaatcaggaaagaagatacTGGCACAGCAGCATTTGTGAAGTTGTGTCTTACTTTTCATCTCTATTACCAATTGACAAGGTAAATTATGTTGACTATAATCATAAATTCTCTAATTCTTATACATTAACATATCAAAATGAATGGCTAAGTGTATTGAATGAAATTTTCATTATCCATACCACTAGGAGAGACATTCTAAACATTTAATGACCGGCCAGGCACAGGCAGGGACCAATTTGAAAGAATGCCCCAGCACTGGAGCTGATCCTGGAGGCCCCCTCTGTGCCATGCGGTGTCCAGTTGCTGAGCGGTGGGGACTTACAGGAAATGAGGAAGGGGCAACAGTTATTATTAGTGTGGAAGTATTCCAATGTTTTAAAAACCAGTGTGGCCATTTCGTGCATATTAACTCAATGTTAACCTAGATCACTTTGCatgtgtatgtctgtatgtgtgtgggggtggggggtatgtttttgtttttggttaatttctttttaaattaaaatatacttgatttacaatgtttcaggagtacagcaaagtgatttatatattctcattcagattcttttccattataggttactctaagatattgaatatagttccctgcgctatatagcaggtccttgttgtttatctactttatatatactaGTGAGCACCTGTTAacgttgttgtttattcactaagtcgtgtccaactctctgtgaccccatcgactgcttccctgtccctcaccatctcccagagtttgtccaagttcatgtccattaaatctaTTAATaccaaatttctaatttatccctacCCCAATTCctggatatcacttatatattgtGCTTACTTATAGTACAAACATGGGGAGAAAGTATTTTATGCTTTAATTCCACAACTTTCCCCAAATGGGaagaatgttttttttaaaaaacggaATTAATTTCAAGTAGTGTTAACCTGGCAAAGTGACAGTGATCCTCAGTGGGTGAGAGGTGGCAGAAGCCCTCACAGGACCATTTGTGTGCAGAGAATTTCTGTCATAAACTTCTACTTTACACTGATAAACTCCTGCTTCTTCCTCGGTGGCATCATGGATTAGGAGCCGAGAATGAAATGAAGACTGGGAAATCTTCGTCTTCCTTTGGAACTGGGGTAGGCAGCTCCCCCATTCAATAGTGCCATTGTGGGTGATTTGAAGAAGCAGATCAAAGGTTCGAGATCTGGCTGGCTGGAACTGCCATGTCATGGTGAATGGAACCTTCAAGTCAGAGTAGCCAACCCTCGCTATGCAGGACAGGTCAAAGGTGTTGGTTAATTTCACTTGTGGTTGACGGCTCATCAGACTAACTTGTAAACTTGACTCTGTGGGCATAAACACAAAACAAGATTTCTAACCCTTTTATCAAATCGAGGTACCATGCTTCTAAGTTTTCCTAGTCATCGCCTCGTCACACTGAACCATGTGTTCACACACTGGGAGTATCAAATATTTGGGGGTAGAAACTGATTCATAGTACAGGCTGTCCTGAATTCCGACCTCAGTTTTCTAAAGCTGACCCTCTTGGAAGAGCGTTCTCAGCAGAGACAACAAACAGGCAGTGTTTCTCCAGTCCACTGCTTAGACAGCTGCTGCTGAGGGGGTGGGGCGCTCCCCAGCCCTGCTGGCTGGCCTGCTGCCCTTATCCCCACTGCCGGGTGCACACTGTTTCACACTTGCTACCGGAGATTCCGCCATCCCAGGCTGCAGCTGTCAGAAGCCTGAAGGTATGAGGCTCCGCTTCACTTGACATATCTCTTTTCTAAGTCTACTTCAAATGATACGATTTTGTTGTTAGCCTTGAATAACAACTTATGTTGCACCCTGAAGATGATCTTTATAAAGATGACTAAACTTTGGAGACCAGTTGGCAGACTTGGTAACCAGAGACTCTACTCTGTGCTCTGAGGTATACGTACTGTACCTGGAGGATTCAGGATGACGTGCAAGCAAATTCCATGGCATCCCACTACAGAAGGAAGATGCTGATGATATGCAAGTTCAGCAAAGGCTTTCCCTGACACTTACCAAGGGGTTTTACAGTGATCGACACCTTCTGAGTCCAACTCTGATCTCTGGCCTGCCTCCGGGTCCTCTCAGACACTCTGCACTCATATATGCCACTGTCTGTGATGGTGGTAGAGGTGATCTCAAGTTGGAAGGTGGCCCAGTCCATTTTCTCCAGccttgcatttctgaggttatcgAGTTCCCCATAGGAAGCACCCAGCTTCACGGTGCCATCCTGCTCCATGCCAGCCACAAACACCGGCTGTGTCTGGTTTTGTGGGACATGCCACCAGGCCACAGTCAGGAGATTCTCAGCTCCATCTGCCTTGCAGAAAAGGGTTAACGCCTCTCCTTCCCACACTGCTTGCTGCCTGTTCTTGGTAGACACGGCCACATTTCTTGCTGTGGATTACagattttagaagaaaaagatatttcgAGTAAATGAAAAGTTTTCTAAAAAACAGTGAACTCTCATTAATTAAGACTTGACTACTTTGTGACAAATCCAATCAAAGTGTTTACTCTTGCACCATCCTCCAGAATAAAAGATTTAATCAACACTTAAATAGTAGAAATGACAGAAAGGACACCAGGAGAACTAATTTACATGTAAACAATTTACAGTTTGCCCTACGTTTTAGTGATTTGGTCCTTAGGAACATCTAGTTGGGAAAACACATGGTAATATTTCGTTAAATTAATTAGAGTTGGTGTGTGAGactgaaaataatgaaactgTGTTTATTTCAATGTTTAGTTTTCTAGAATTCAGACTTTCACAGTTCAAAATGACCTTCCTCCCCTTACTTATCTTTCCCTAATTAGTATGTATCTGAACAGTGAAGAA from Dama dama isolate Ldn47 chromosome 20, ASM3311817v1, whole genome shotgun sequence carries:
- the CD101 gene encoding immunoglobulin superfamily member 2 yields the protein MARFPHVASFFLFLTKLSIGQREVTVQKGPLFRAEGYPISIGCNVTGHQGPSEQHFQWSVYLPTAPTQEIQIISTKDDTFSYVLYAKRVKSREIYVERVRGNSVFLHISKLQMKDTGEYECFTPNTDEKYYGTYNAKTNLIVIPDTLSAAMAPQTLNKEEGEPLALTCEVSKATAQHTHLSITWYLMKDGEGSQASKIISLSKDFTLLPGPLFTKRFAAGDVRLDKLGVTTFRLSMGRLQPSDQGQLFCEATEWIQDPDETWTSITKKQTDQTTLRVQPAVRDFQVNIRAENTVPEGKSLELICLVMGGGQDPHLQGTWFFNDVEMAHIDAGGVLDLKKDYQERASQGQLQVSKLSPKSFFLKIFSVGPEDEGAYRCVVAEVTRAQMGSWQVLQKKQSPDSFVRLWKQAARNVAVSTKNRQQAVWEGEALTLFCKADGAENLLTVAWWHVPQNQTQPVFVAGMEQDGTVKLGASYGELDNLRNARLEKMDWATFQLEITSTTITDSGIYECRVSERTRRQARDQSWTQKVSITVKPLESSLQVSLMSRQPQVKLTNTFDLSCIARVGYSDLKVPFTMTWQFQPARSRTFDLLLQITHNGTIEWGSCLPQFQRKTKISQSSFHSRLLIHDATEEEAGVYQCKVEVYDRNSLHTNGPVRASATSHPLRITVTLPESNLKVNSSSQVQEISINSNTDIECSILSQSPGNLQLVVTWYFSPISTAAPWLKILEVDQNHVVKYGDEFQTTRRKQKFHAEKVSRDLFQLHILNVEDSDQGRYRCAVDEWLWSANSTWHKLGGQTSGLTELKLRPTGSKVRVSKVSRTENASEHSEVTICCSLEGAVGPASLLSVMWYLHRDSRSKMLVHVQHDGLLEYGEEGLRRRLHSYRSSATDFVLALHRVEMEDAGEYWCKVAEWQLHGNPSKWVSQASDESQPVVLRVLPSEPNFPSRICSSAPLVYFLFICPFVILVFLLMSLLCLYWKAKKLSALSLSMQKEQSLWVNLKGAGGRTTNRMGDYGEDN